A part of Microbacterium terregens genomic DNA contains:
- a CDS encoding ROK family transcriptional regulator, protein MVRRIAPPGSQSSLREANRARLVESLKRHGRLTQVELAGSTGLSPATVSNIVKELTASGLLHTSITSRSGRRATLVSLTRQLGLVAGVHFSARQLHIAIADATRTVVTQTTLPLPLDHRHDAELDRLSILLSDMMETLGGTVGELLAVGLALPAPIDPRTGMVSTPGLLRGWEGIDVAESLTARIGRPVFVDSEANLAGLAEAREGSARSASSSVFIRVGHTISAGLIVGGDLFRGVNGKAGQIGHVTIDENGPICRCSNRGCLESYAGGPALLSLFPPSEGMQRLSDLIQASYSGDGSSRRVIADAGRHIGIAAASLCNLFDPELIVVGGELGQAGEILMAPMRHSLERTALASANGLPEIVAASFGEWAETRGAITIALDHVIVEADALPFTA, encoded by the coding sequence GCTCCACCAGGCTCGCAGTCCTCGCTTCGTGAAGCGAACCGAGCCCGGCTTGTCGAGTCACTCAAGCGCCACGGGCGACTCACTCAGGTCGAACTGGCCGGGAGCACCGGGCTCTCACCCGCGACGGTGTCGAACATCGTCAAAGAGCTGACCGCCTCCGGGCTGCTGCACACGTCGATCACCTCGCGCAGCGGACGCCGCGCCACGCTGGTCTCGCTCACCCGACAGCTCGGGCTGGTCGCCGGTGTCCATTTCAGCGCGCGCCAGCTGCACATCGCGATCGCCGACGCCACCCGCACCGTGGTGACCCAGACGACGCTCCCTCTTCCCCTGGATCATCGCCACGACGCCGAGCTGGACCGCCTCAGCATCCTTCTCAGCGACATGATGGAGACCCTCGGCGGCACCGTCGGGGAGCTGCTCGCCGTGGGACTGGCCCTGCCCGCACCCATCGACCCGCGCACCGGAATGGTCTCCACCCCGGGGCTTCTGCGGGGATGGGAGGGCATCGATGTCGCCGAGAGCCTCACCGCGCGCATCGGCCGCCCCGTCTTCGTCGACAGCGAGGCGAATCTCGCCGGGCTCGCCGAAGCACGCGAGGGCAGTGCGCGCTCGGCATCCTCCTCCGTGTTCATCCGCGTCGGTCATACGATCAGCGCCGGCCTCATCGTCGGGGGCGATCTCTTCCGGGGGGTCAACGGCAAGGCGGGTCAGATCGGGCACGTGACGATCGACGAGAACGGCCCGATCTGCCGGTGCAGCAACCGCGGATGCCTCGAGAGCTACGCCGGTGGCCCCGCGCTCCTCTCGCTCTTTCCGCCGAGCGAGGGGATGCAGCGCCTCAGCGATCTGATCCAGGCGTCCTATAGCGGTGACGGCAGTTCGCGGCGGGTCATCGCCGACGCCGGCCGGCACATCGGCATCGCCGCAGCCAGCCTGTGCAATCTGTTCGATCCCGAACTGATCGTCGTCGGCGGCGAACTCGGCCAGGCCGGCGAGATCCTTATGGCGCCGATGCGCCATTCGCTCGAACGCACCGCACTGGCCTCAGCCAACGGTCTGCCCGAGATCGTCGCCGCATCGTTCGGCGAGTGGGCCGAGACGCGCGGAGCGATCACGATCGCCCTCGACCACGTCATCGTCGAAGCCGACGCGCTCCCCTTCACGGCCTAG
- a CDS encoding sugar ABC transporter substrate-binding protein, protein MAHRASARRFLRRASAVGVALAVIGAALTACTGAPAGSDGDGSAGTVALLLPDAKTARYETFDRPFFEDRIAELGDYRVLYTNADQDAAKQQQQAESALAAGAGVLVLDPVDVGAAVTIVAAANAQGVPVVSYDRLVAGGDIAYYVSFDNEKVGQLQATAFVEALTERGDLSGGILMVNGSPTDSNATRFAEGAHSVIDAAGLRILAEYATPDWSPDKAQEWVTGQISQYGSDIVGVYAANDGTASGAVSALKAANVSPWPVVTGQDAELSAIQRILTGDQYMTVYKAIKPQAELAAEVAVALLHGEEVTAPLEIDGTPTTLLDPVAVTIHDILATVVADGFWTIEDICTPAYREACVTAGLLTE, encoded by the coding sequence ATGGCTCACCGGGCGTCGGCGAGACGCTTCCTTCGGCGGGCGAGCGCGGTCGGGGTCGCGCTCGCCGTGATCGGCGCTGCGCTCACGGCGTGCACCGGGGCGCCGGCCGGATCCGACGGCGACGGGTCGGCGGGCACCGTCGCCCTGCTGCTGCCGGATGCCAAGACCGCGCGCTATGAAACCTTCGATCGCCCGTTCTTCGAGGACCGCATCGCCGAGCTCGGGGACTACCGGGTCTTGTACACGAACGCGGATCAGGATGCCGCGAAGCAGCAGCAGCAGGCGGAGTCCGCCCTCGCCGCCGGCGCGGGCGTCCTGGTCCTGGACCCGGTGGACGTCGGTGCCGCTGTCACGATCGTGGCCGCGGCGAACGCGCAGGGTGTCCCGGTCGTCTCCTACGATCGGCTGGTCGCAGGAGGCGACATCGCCTACTACGTGTCGTTCGACAACGAGAAGGTGGGGCAGCTTCAGGCGACCGCCTTCGTCGAGGCGCTCACCGAACGCGGTGACCTGAGTGGCGGCATCCTGATGGTCAACGGCTCCCCCACCGACAGCAACGCGACCCGCTTCGCCGAGGGCGCGCACAGCGTCATCGACGCGGCCGGGCTGCGCATCCTCGCGGAGTACGCGACTCCGGATTGGAGCCCGGACAAGGCCCAGGAGTGGGTGACCGGGCAGATCTCGCAGTACGGTTCCGACATCGTGGGTGTCTATGCGGCGAACGACGGGACGGCCAGCGGCGCGGTCTCGGCGCTCAAAGCGGCGAATGTCAGCCCCTGGCCCGTCGTCACGGGGCAGGATGCCGAGTTGTCCGCGATCCAGCGGATCCTCACGGGCGATCAGTACATGACCGTGTACAAGGCCATCAAACCTCAGGCCGAGCTGGCCGCCGAGGTCGCCGTCGCGCTGCTGCATGGCGAGGAGGTCACCGCCCCGCTCGAGATCGACGGCACCCCGACGACCCTGCTGGACCCGGTCGCCGTGACGATCCACGACATCCTCGCCACGGTGGTCGCGGACGGGTTCTGGACGATCGAGGACATCTGCACCCCCGCGTACCGCGAGGCGTGCGTGACCGCCGGACTGCTGACGGAGTGA
- a CDS encoding ATP-binding cassette domain-containing protein: protein MSLPAARTGRARERVLTMRGIAKRFGAVRALTDVDFWVNEGEVVALIGDNGAGKSTLVKVLSGVHAPDSGTIEYDGDAVEITSPADAQELGIATVFQDLALCDNLDVVANLWLGRELRSGRTLDEVDMEQQTWTLLRELSAKIPSVRTPVASLSGGQRQTVAIARSLIGDPRVVILDEPTAALGVAQTAEVLNLIERLRERGHGVVLISHSMADVMAVADRVVVLRLGRNNGVYNIADVTSATLIAAITGATDNAVTRRAADRPDAEPAPEGEIIRMTDKSGRRKRNAPGGGGA, encoded by the coding sequence ATGTCGCTGCCTGCCGCCCGCACAGGACGCGCGCGCGAGCGCGTCCTGACGATGCGAGGCATTGCGAAGCGGTTCGGCGCCGTCAGAGCGCTGACGGACGTCGACTTCTGGGTGAACGAGGGCGAAGTCGTGGCGCTGATCGGCGACAACGGCGCGGGCAAGTCCACGCTCGTCAAGGTGCTCTCCGGCGTCCACGCACCCGACTCGGGCACCATCGAATACGACGGCGACGCCGTGGAGATCACCAGCCCTGCAGACGCGCAGGAACTCGGGATCGCGACGGTCTTCCAGGACCTCGCGCTGTGCGACAACCTCGACGTGGTCGCGAACCTCTGGCTCGGCCGCGAACTGCGCAGCGGGCGGACTCTGGACGAAGTGGACATGGAGCAGCAGACCTGGACGCTGCTGCGGGAGCTGTCGGCGAAGATCCCCTCCGTGCGCACTCCGGTCGCGTCGCTCTCTGGCGGCCAGCGTCAGACCGTCGCCATCGCCCGCTCGCTCATCGGCGACCCGCGCGTGGTCATCCTCGATGAGCCCACTGCCGCACTCGGGGTCGCTCAGACCGCTGAGGTCCTGAACCTCATCGAGCGCCTCCGCGAACGGGGGCACGGCGTGGTGCTGATCAGCCACAGCATGGCCGACGTCATGGCCGTCGCGGACCGGGTGGTCGTCCTGCGTCTCGGGCGCAACAACGGCGTGTACAACATCGCCGACGTCACGAGCGCGACGCTGATCGCCGCGATCACCGGAGCCACCGACAACGCGGTCACCCGTCGCGCGGCCGACCGACCCGACGCCGAGCCGGCGCCGGAGGGTGAGATCATCCGCATGACCGACAAGAGCGGACGCCGCAAACGGAACGCTCCCGGCGGCGGCGGCGCATGA
- a CDS encoding sugar ABC transporter permease, whose amino-acid sequence MAAALDPSEDRLLSPRRLRGAVTLLLTRVRGGDLGSLPVIVGLVLIWTVFQALNPVFLSSTNLVNLTMQCAAIGTIALGIVLVLLVGEIDLSVGSVSGLASAILAVGFVQLEWNLILALVAAIAAGALVGLLYGFLFTRFGLPSFVITLAGLLGFLGLQLWVLGPNGSINLPFDSWLVYFAQQMFLPAWASYVVAVLAAGGYAWILTRRARQRAAANLVSQSYLEIGLRSVALLAFLTVASWYLNLSRGVGVMFLFFLTLVVIANFALTRTRWGRAVYAVGGSVEASRRAGIRVDRIYVSVFIFCSSLAAIGGILAAARLAAANQSSGAGDVNLNAIAAAVIGGASLFGGRGTAFAALLGIVVIQSIASGLTLLNLDSSVKFMVTGVVLVLAVTVDSLSRRKRAAVGRA is encoded by the coding sequence ATGGCGGCGGCGTTGGACCCGTCAGAGGACCGCCTGCTGAGCCCACGAAGACTTCGCGGCGCGGTCACGCTGCTGCTGACCCGGGTGCGCGGCGGCGACCTCGGCTCGCTTCCGGTCATCGTCGGCCTCGTCCTGATCTGGACCGTGTTCCAGGCCCTGAACCCGGTCTTCCTCTCGAGCACGAACCTCGTGAACCTGACGATGCAGTGCGCGGCGATCGGCACGATCGCACTGGGGATCGTGCTGGTACTGCTCGTGGGCGAGATCGACCTGTCCGTCGGGTCGGTCTCCGGGCTGGCGTCGGCGATCCTGGCGGTGGGCTTCGTCCAGCTCGAATGGAACCTGATCCTCGCCCTCGTCGCGGCCATCGCCGCCGGTGCGCTGGTGGGGCTGCTCTACGGCTTCCTCTTCACGCGATTCGGCCTGCCCAGCTTCGTGATCACGCTCGCCGGACTGCTGGGCTTCCTGGGGCTGCAGCTGTGGGTGCTCGGCCCGAACGGGTCCATCAATCTGCCCTTCGATTCGTGGCTGGTGTACTTCGCCCAGCAGATGTTCCTTCCCGCGTGGGCCTCGTACGTTGTCGCCGTACTCGCCGCGGGCGGATACGCGTGGATCCTCACACGACGCGCGCGCCAGCGGGCAGCAGCGAATCTCGTGAGTCAGAGCTACCTCGAGATCGGCCTGCGCAGCGTGGCACTGCTCGCCTTTCTGACCGTCGCTTCGTGGTACCTGAACCTGTCGCGGGGCGTCGGTGTCATGTTCCTGTTCTTCCTGACGCTCGTGGTGATCGCGAACTTCGCCCTGACGCGCACGCGATGGGGACGCGCCGTCTACGCCGTGGGCGGCTCCGTCGAGGCCTCGCGCCGGGCCGGGATCCGCGTCGACCGCATCTACGTCTCGGTGTTCATCTTCTGCTCGAGTCTCGCCGCAATCGGCGGCATCCTGGCGGCTGCACGGCTCGCTGCCGCGAACCAGAGCTCCGGAGCGGGTGATGTGAACCTCAACGCGATTGCGGCCGCCGTGATCGGCGGCGCAAGTCTCTTCGGCGGCAGGGGCACCGCATTCGCTGCGCTGTTGGGCATCGTGGTGATCCAGTCCATCGCCTCGGGCCTGACGCTGCTGAATCTCGACTCATCGGTGAAGTTCATGGTCACCGGTGTCGTGCTCGTGCTGGCCGTGACCGTGGACTCGCTTTCGCGACGGAAGCGGGCCGCCGTCGGCAGAGCCTGA